The DNA segment GGAAAGACCATCACTCTGGAGGTTGAGCCATCGGATACGATTGAGAATGTGAAGGCGAAGATCCAGGACAAGGAGGGAATCCCGCCAGATCAGCAGCGTCTGATCTTCGCTGGAAAGCAGCTGGAGGATGGCCGCACCCTGTCGGACTATAACATCCAGAAGGAATCGACCCTTCATCTGGTTCTCCGTCTGCGTGGTGGTATGCAGATTTTCGTGAAAACTCTGACCGGAAAGACCATCACTCTTGAGGTTGAGCCATCGGATACGATTGAGAATGTGAAGGCGAAGATCCAGGACAAGGAGGGAATCCCGCCAGATCAGCAGCGTCTGATCTTCGCTGGAAAGCAGCTTGAGGATGGCCGCACCCTGTCGGACTATAACATTCAGAAGGAGTCCACCCTTCATCTGGTTCTCCGTCTGCGTGGTGGTATGCAGATTTTCGTGAAAACTCTGACCGGAAAGACCATCACTCTTGAGGTTGAGCCATCGGATACGATTGAGAATGTGAAGGCGAAGATCCAGGACAAGGAGGGAATCCCGCCAGATCAGCAGCGTCTGATCTTCGCCGGAAAGCAGCTGGAGGATGGCCGCACCCTGTCGGACTATAACATTCAGAAGGAGTCCACCCTTCATCTGGTTCTCCGTCTGCGTGGTGGTATGCAGATTTTCGTGAAAACTCTGACCGGAAAGACCATCACTCTTGAGGTTGAGCCATCGGATACGATTGAGAATGTGAAGGCAAAGATCCAGGACAAGGAGGGAATCCCGCCAGATCAGCAGCGTCTGATCTTCGCTGGAAAGCAGCTGGAGGATGGCCGCACCCTGTCGGACTATAACATCCAGAAGGAGTCCACTCTTCATCTGGTTCTTCGTCTGCGTGGTGGAAATTAATTCGTTGAATAAAGCACATTGAACCTTCatgaatttattgattttttgctttttttgtagtttcgGTTTATAATAATATCACAATGTTTAGATGGAAATAGCTAGTTATTGTTATTTGACTAATTTATGGAATGTTTATTAACATAACATGAAACATGACATGAAATGCAGTTTGTCTGCTCTTCGGTAGGTATTTTCAATTGAAATCAATGTTTTAAATCTTTGATCTTGCACTTTTACCTATTTCCTCCGTATTTCTGCAACGTCGCTTTGTTCGCTTCGAAAACAAgtggtttgttttgaaaaagcATCTATTTTGACAGATATTCCGTCTGTTGTCAGTGCGGCTGCGCACGTTTTCTGACGGCTAAAATTGTCATTGTAAAACAATTTCGACGGCCTGGTGAGGAAAAATCAATCGTCCTTGCACAAGAAGAGTCGTATTCCAGCTGATACCGCAGCTGCAGTGCCGTACGGAACGTCACACTTCCTGCGGGAGAATGGCCAAGAAACAAACGCTAGTCCTGTTGGGCTTCGAGGACGAGCCAATCGCGGAGAAGGATCGACCGTATCTGTCCTACACGACGAACAAAATCGGTGGCCATGCGGTAAGTTTGCTGGGTGGGTGGAATCTTCTGCACAGTCCAACCATAACCAACGATCGATAATTGTGCCTTCTCTTTGTTCGCCAACTCTCGCAGGACTGGCCGGCTGGTCCGATCGACGTGCAGCCGTGCCTTTTCTGCGGCCAGCTGAGACCGCTGATCGTGCAAATCTACGCCCCGCTGGATGATTCCCAGTTTCACCGTACGCTGTACGTTTTTGCCTGTCTGAATGCGCCCTGCTCGACCCAGTCCCAGGCGTGGACGTGCGTCCGGATACAGTCGCTGGAGAAGGGCTCTCCCGGTGCGGACGGTGGCGTGACGGAGCTGCGATCGGGCAAGGTAGCATCGAAAGATACCACCATATCGTGGTGCAGCGGGGCAGACGATtgggacgaggaggaggaggagggcggGCAGGAGGGAATGGCAGTGCGCGAGAGCTTCGGCACGGCCACCTTTATGCGCGTGGACACGAGCAGCGTTGCAGCAGCGGAACAGCTGCTGAACGAGGAGAACGGCAATGTGATTCAGTACGAGAAGGTGtcggacgaggacgacgagagCAACTCGATGGAGGCGGAACCGATCCCGGGGTTCGAAAACTTGCGTGTCGACGAGACGAATGCGAATGCGCGCGGCGACGGTAGAGCGTCCGGGGCGACCGGTGGCGGAGAGCTGATCGATAATCTGTACACAACGCGCGCGTCCGCCGAAATCGAAGGCCTGGAGGCGGAAGTGGTCGTCGTCGATACGCCCGTCTCGCCGAAGCGTGATTTAGTGGCACTGCTGAAGCAGCCGCAGGTTGTGCCACGGAGCATTGCGGACGTTACGCTGCGCGGGTTGTACATTAGCGTGGACGAGGAGCGATACGTAGCGCCGCTCGCGTCCGATCACGTACGGGAGCTGCTAGCCGAGTACCAGCGGCATGAGGATGGTGAGCAGCTTCGTGAGAGTGGCTGTTAATTTAAATTAGCCCAAAAcacaaattaaattcattttgcCTTCCTTTATTGCAGGGATAACGGCTCCGTTGGAAAGTCCGCTGGACAATGTGGCCTCGGGTACGAAGCAGCCGCCGAAAGCGAACCACGACCAAGAGCTGTACGAGAAGGGCATCCCGATGCATGGCGACCTGATGTTCCACTCGTTTCTCAGCAAGCTGCAGGAGAATCCGGGCCAGCTGCTGCGCTATTCGCGCAACGCCTTACCGCTGCTGATCGCACCGATCAAGGAGATCGCCATGCCGCCCCACTGTCAGTACTGCAAGAGTGAAATGATCTGCGAGGTGCAGCTGCTCCCGACGCTGATCGAGAGGCTGCGGTTCGAGGTGAACGGCGAGCGGGCACCCATCGACTATGGCAATGTGCTCGTGTGGACGTGTGGCAAAAGCTGCTGGGATACGCCGGACAGGATGCGCCAggagctggtgctggtgcagaACGAGCAGTGAGGCGGGTTTTCGCTGGCTGCGCAAAGCAATCTTCCATTTGCCTTCGGGAGACGTTGAACCGGACATAGAGGCTGGAGGTGCCATGGCCAACGGTTGTCCTTACGAACGAGCGAGggagacaaagagagagagagggagcgctTCTCCCAGTTGGCCGAGCACTGAAACGATCGTCAATTTGGATAGTTTTACCTAGCAGGCAGTGTGTGTTGGCACTTGCGtacggtgtgcgtgtgcccgTATGGCGGATGAGGAAACGGAAACGTATCAAGCATTTTAATACGCAATCGAGTGTGGTGGCACCGTGCCCAGATGTGGATGGCAGCCGACACCGACTGCACATCCGGTAGACATGTTTTATCGTGTTTTATATTGAATTGAGTGAACTGTTCGGCTCGCGGTTTTAGTAGCATCGATATCTGATAGCAGTAACGTAACGTAACGTTGATATGATAATTACTCCTACTCTATACAGTAAGTAGACATTAATGTGATAGCAAACTAAACATTACTACAAACGCGTTATTGCGAGAACGTGCAAACGTAACATTGCTCTAGCGTGCATACGCAAATGTGCAACACCGAATGCCCACGTGCCACCAGATTTAGCTAAGCCGTCCGGTTTCCTTTGCGGCAAACTTCAGGTTAGTTTCAACTGCGCGCTGCGATCATTTTGTTAGCATaaacttacaaaaaaaaacccaaaacgaATGCCAGTCATGGTGGAAGCGCCCTAAAAGTATTCGTATCTGTGTCGATCGTTATGTGAGCGGGAATAGTTTGAAATTTCTCTTTTCTAGCGGCCAAAGAAGCACAACGCGGAGCCGACATGGCAGTTAGGAAACCGCCACATGTGTAGCGAGTTTTTATCCTGAATCCTAGATTTCTGCGACCATGAACCATGAATTTATTCgcatttaaacattttcctcTTTCTTCCAAAATAAAGCGAATACAACATTAAACTATTTAACGAATTCGAGCCGTGCGTTTTAATTTGCCTGTGCTGTCATTGCAATTTTGAACCAAAACGTCACTGTGCCGTGTGGGTGAAAGAAGCTTGGGCAGATTTTATCCCTACTTGTGTGACGTGCGTGCGTGAAGTAAGCCCCGCGTCAAGAAGGGGCAACTGTCAAAACGGAATTTGTTTCTCATCGCTTGCGAAGGTAAATTTCTGCTGTTTCATCCGGCAAGCGGATTGTTAATTTCACGTTCCCCGTAGTGCATTCGTGTAAACAGTTTACTTTCCATTAAAAATGAGTTCAATCGGAACCGGTGTAAGTAAATGCGAGTGCTTGGGCCACCGCCGACTGCTAAATGGTCGAATTGTTTTCGATTTGAGGTTATGGCGGTGGTTCTGTTTTCGTTTCGATGGGGGACGAATGAACTAATCGTTCCGGGTTCGTTACCGTCGGCTTCCATTTTCAGTATGACCTGTCGGCATCCCAGTTCTCGCCCGATGGTCGCGTTTTCCAGATTGAGTACGCGGCCAAAGCGGTGGAGAACAGTGGCACGGTGATCGGTCTGCGGGGCAAGGACGGTGTAGTGCTGGCGGTAGAAAAACTGATCACGAGCAAACTGTACGAGCCGGATTGTGGTACGCGCATCTTTACCATCGATACTTCCATCGGAATGGTAAGCAAAAGGGAGCGGGGCAAAGGTGGCAGCGAGGTTTTGATGCTAATTTGCAATGTTTCTTGGTTGGTTTCGAATTGTAGGCCATCAGTGGAATGATTACCGACGGTAGAGCGGTGGTCGATATCGCACGCCAGGAAGCGGCCAGCTACCGACAGCAGAACAATCGCCCCATTCCGCTAAAGCAGCTGAACGACCGTTTGTCGAGCTACTTCCACGCGTACACCCTCTACAGTGCCGTGCGTCCGTTCGGTGTGAGCGTGATTTTGGCCTCGTGGTCGGAGGAGAAAGGTCCCGAAATGTACATGATCGACCCTTCGGGAGTGTCGTGTGTAAGTTTGTCGCAAAAGCAAACCGGGGAAAGTATCACAACTCTAGCTACAATCGTAATGTATTACTACTTCCAGGGTTACTTCGGATGCGCCGTCGGCAAAGCGAAACAAACGGCCAAGACGGAAATTGAAAAGTTGAAGCTTTCCGACATGAGCGTCAAGGACCTTGTGCTGACGGCCGGCAAGATGTAAGTTAATTGATCGGCCCTATAAACACTGATTCTATCCGCCTAGCTGGA comes from the Anopheles coluzzii chromosome 2, AcolN3, whole genome shotgun sequence genome and includes:
- the LOC120947356 gene encoding programmed cell death protein 2-like, producing MAKKQTLVLLGFEDEPIAEKDRPYLSYTTNKIGGHADWPAGPIDVQPCLFCGQLRPLIVQIYAPLDDSQFHRTLYVFACLNAPCSTQSQAWTCVRIQSLEKGSPGADGGVTELRSGKVASKDTTISWCSGADDWDEEEEEGGQEGMAVRESFGTATFMRVDTSSVAAAEQLLNEENGNVIQYEKVSDEDDESNSMEAEPIPGFENLRVDETNANARGDGRASGATGGGELIDNLYTTRASAEIEGLEAEVVVVDTPVSPKRDLVALLKQPQVVPRSIADVTLRGLYISVDEERYVAPLASDHVRELLAEYQRHEDGITAPLESPLDNVASGTKQPPKANHDQELYEKGIPMHGDLMFHSFLSKLQENPGQLLRYSRNALPLLIAPIKEIAMPPHCQYCKSEMICEVQLLPTLIERLRFEVNGERAPIDYGNVLVWTCGKSCWDTPDRMRQELVLVQNEQ
- the LOC120949077 gene encoding proteasome subunit alpha type-3 produces the protein MSSIGTGYDLSASQFSPDGRVFQIEYAAKAVENSGTVIGLRGKDGVVLAVEKLITSKLYEPDCGTRIFTIDTSIGMAISGMITDGRAVVDIARQEAASYRQQNNRPIPLKQLNDRLSSYFHAYTLYSAVRPFGVSVILASWSEEKGPEMYMIDPSGVSCGYFGCAVGKAKQTAKTEIEKLKLSDMSVKDLVLTAGKIIYQVHDELKDKDFKLELSWVCQDSNGIHKTVPAEVYAAANRAGQEAVDEDDSDNEI